The Aureispira anguillae genome contains a region encoding:
- a CDS encoding aminopeptidase: protein MPSILNKYAQLLVNYCVSLKEGERVLVQSTTLAEPLVREVYREVLRAGGLPHIQMDFRDQNSIRLNESKAAQLEYIDPIYALAMEEFDAYIYIRAPFYSRATQSINAEHSKIATAAKKPYRQRYSERTATLALKRTLCEYPTLANAQNAGLSPEAYADFIYNACHLFDENPQACWEEVSRNQQAAVDLLNNRTKMRYLGDGIDIHFSTEGRTWINSDGKTNMPSGEVYTAPVDDSVNGTIHFAYPSMFMGEEVEGITLWVKDGWVEKWEAKKGKKLLDKIFSIDEGARRFGEAAIGTNMRIQTPVKNILFDEKIGGTVHMAVGQAYIQNGGTNQSAIHWDMIADMKNGGQIFADDELIYESGKFIF from the coding sequence ATGCCATCTATCCTAAACAAATATGCTCAACTACTTGTCAATTACTGCGTTAGCCTAAAAGAAGGTGAGCGAGTATTGGTTCAGTCTACCACTTTAGCCGAGCCATTAGTCCGAGAAGTTTATAGGGAAGTGCTGCGAGCGGGAGGTCTTCCACATATTCAAATGGATTTTAGAGATCAAAATAGCATTCGCCTTAACGAAAGTAAAGCGGCACAACTTGAATATATCGATCCTATTTATGCCTTGGCAATGGAAGAGTTTGATGCTTATATTTATATCCGTGCGCCTTTTTATAGCCGTGCCACTCAAAGCATTAACGCTGAGCATTCTAAAATTGCAACAGCTGCCAAAAAACCTTATCGTCAACGCTATTCTGAACGAACAGCGACCTTAGCGTTAAAACGTACCCTGTGTGAATACCCGACCCTTGCCAATGCGCAAAATGCAGGACTTTCACCAGAAGCCTATGCTGATTTTATTTATAATGCCTGTCACTTGTTTGATGAAAATCCCCAAGCCTGTTGGGAAGAAGTTAGCCGTAACCAACAAGCCGCTGTAGATTTGCTCAACAATAGAACAAAAATGCGTTATTTAGGTGATGGAATAGACATTCATTTTTCTACTGAAGGAAGAACGTGGATTAATTCAGATGGCAAAACCAATATGCCTTCTGGAGAAGTCTATACGGCTCCTGTTGACGATTCTGTTAATGGAACTATCCATTTTGCTTATCCATCTATGTTTATGGGAGAAGAAGTTGAGGGAATTACCCTTTGGGTCAAAGATGGATGGGTTGAGAAATGGGAAGCGAAGAAAGGGAAAAAATTATTGGATAAGATCTTTAGTATTGACGAGGGCGCTCGCCGTTTTGGTGAAGCAGCCATAGGAACCAATATGCGTATACAAACTCCTGTAAAAAATATCCTCTTTGATGAAAAAATTGGAGGAACTGTACATATGGCAGTTGGTCAAGCTTATATACAAAACGGTGGCACCAACCAATCTGCTATCCACTGGGATATGATTGCAGATATGAAAAATGGAGGGCAAATTTTTGCAGACGATGAATTGATTTATGAAAGCGGCAAATTTATATTTTAA
- a CDS encoding prolipoprotein diacylglyceryl transferase, which yields MYPNLRYAFYDIFGIDLPALALVQTYGFFLALTFLACGLALSLDLRRREKLGILEGIEEEQTVGKPLSIIDILTNALLGFVFGFKGVYALMNPAPFVGNDAKTYLLSMEHGSWVGGLVLALLFAYSKYREKQKELIEYPTPQTIQKLVMPHQRVSDIVIVAAISGIVGAKLLYMTEVDYVSWEAALRDFFSGSGLTVYGGFILAFFVVSYYIRSKKIPLSQMLDACAPAMILGTGLGRLGCHFSGDGDWGDPNRYAKPFSWIPDWLWGYTYPNNVINEGIPMEDCFYPAEFGNYCHILKEPVFPTPIYELIICLVIFAILWTIRHKVTLHGIVFSVYLIFTGLERFLLEMIRINDDYTVAGFSLSQAQYIAIVLFFIGIVLTAILLGKQRKMKDAEAE from the coding sequence ATGTATCCGAATCTAAGATATGCCTTTTACGATATATTTGGAATAGATCTTCCTGCTTTAGCTTTAGTTCAAACCTATGGTTTTTTTCTAGCCCTAACTTTTTTAGCTTGTGGCTTAGCCTTAAGTTTAGATCTTAGGCGTCGAGAAAAATTGGGAATTTTGGAGGGAATAGAAGAGGAACAAACGGTAGGAAAACCGCTATCTATAATTGATATTTTGACCAATGCGCTGTTGGGCTTTGTTTTTGGTTTTAAGGGTGTTTATGCGTTAATGAATCCTGCACCTTTTGTTGGAAATGATGCTAAAACCTATCTATTGTCCATGGAACATGGTTCTTGGGTAGGTGGACTGGTGTTAGCGCTTTTGTTTGCCTATTCAAAATACAGAGAAAAACAAAAAGAATTAATTGAATATCCTACTCCTCAGACCATCCAAAAACTAGTAATGCCCCATCAGAGAGTGAGTGATATTGTTATTGTTGCAGCGATTAGTGGTATTGTTGGCGCTAAGTTGTTGTATATGACAGAAGTTGATTATGTCTCTTGGGAGGCGGCTCTGCGTGACTTTTTTAGTGGTAGTGGATTGACAGTGTATGGTGGATTTATTTTGGCGTTTTTTGTTGTTTCTTATTACATTAGAAGCAAAAAAATTCCACTGAGTCAAATGTTGGATGCTTGTGCTCCTGCTATGATTTTGGGAACGGGCTTGGGGCGTTTGGGCTGCCATTTTTCAGGAGATGGAGATTGGGGAGATCCAAATCGTTATGCAAAACCCTTTAGCTGGATTCCAGATTGGTTGTGGGGATATACCTACCCGAATAATGTTATTAATGAGGGAATTCCAATGGAAGATTGTTTTTATCCTGCTGAGTTTGGCAATTATTGTCATATTTTGAAAGAACCCGTTTTTCCAACACCAATTTATGAGCTCATTATTTGCCTAGTGATTTTTGCCATTTTGTGGACAATCCGTCACAAAGTAACCTTGCATGGAATTGTTTTTTCTGTTTACCTTATTTTTACAGGCTTGGAGCGATTCTTATTGGAAATGATACGAATTAATGACGATTATACCGTAGCTGGCTTTTCGCTTTCACAAGCACAATATATTGCCATTGTTTTGTTCTTTATTGGTATTGTATTAACAGCTATCTTGTTAGGGAAACAGCGAAAAATGAAGGATGCTGAAGCCGAATAA